One window of the Phycisphaerae bacterium genome contains the following:
- a CDS encoding 4Fe-4S binding protein: MKITTTRRISQIFFFTLFIWLCVVTTIGQKLWQHRGWPVNFFLNLDPLGVIGTVLSTHKLYASLLWSLITIILTILFGRFFCGLVCPFGTLHQFVSHLAHGKKTSKLISLHKYHKAQRIKYYILIVFLIMAAFGGSSSLLSGLLDPIPLFTRSINLLILPIIGSSAKIVATNRFYQSSLLTLAVFLIFVLLNFYKPRFFCIYICPLGALFGLINRFAILRINRNLSKCTDCKLCDSHCQGSCEPAETVKLSECLLCFNCIDDCKFNAVDFSTAESETIQMSPDLSRRGLVAAAFTGLLTLPALRLFGASYKDSNLIRPPGAIPEKDFLKRCLKCGQCMRLCPSNVIQPAGLEAGLENLWTPVMNNRIGTSGCQLNCVACGYICPTAAIKPLTLAEKLGKGDFSDKGPVKIGTAFVDRSKCLPWAYGIPCLVCQENCPVSPKAIYTQPGDDKQNETAILRPYVDPQRCIGCGICQHECPVGSKGAIIVTPDGQSRENKFFL, translated from the coding sequence ATGAAAATCACAACAACAAGAAGAATAAGTCAGATTTTCTTTTTTACTCTGTTTATCTGGCTCTGTGTTGTAACGACCATCGGCCAAAAACTCTGGCAGCATCGCGGCTGGCCTGTGAATTTTTTCCTGAATCTTGACCCGCTCGGCGTGATAGGAACAGTACTTTCAACGCACAAACTCTACGCCTCGCTGCTTTGGTCTCTTATAACGATTATTCTTACGATTCTATTCGGCAGGTTCTTCTGCGGTCTGGTTTGTCCGTTCGGTACATTACATCAGTTTGTTTCTCATCTTGCGCACGGCAAAAAAACCTCGAAACTGATTTCGCTTCACAAATACCACAAAGCGCAGAGAATAAAATATTATATTCTTATCGTTTTTCTGATAATGGCCGCTTTCGGCGGGTCTTCGAGCCTTTTAAGCGGTTTGCTCGACCCTATACCGCTTTTTACTCGTTCGATAAATCTCCTGATTCTGCCGATAATCGGCAGTTCCGCGAAAATCGTGGCGACCAACAGATTTTACCAGTCGTCACTGCTTACACTCGCAGTTTTCCTGATATTCGTACTTTTGAATTTCTACAAGCCGCGATTTTTCTGTATCTACATCTGTCCATTGGGCGCTTTATTCGGCCTCATCAACAGGTTCGCGATTCTGCGAATTAACCGCAATCTTTCCAAATGCACTGATTGTAAATTATGCGACAGCCATTGTCAGGGTTCATGCGAACCTGCCGAAACGGTAAAATTAAGCGAATGCCTGTTGTGTTTTAATTGCATCGACGATTGCAAATTTAACGCCGTCGATTTCAGTACGGCTGAATCTGAAACTATCCAGATGTCACCTGACCTGTCACGGCGAGGCTTGGTAGCGGCAGCGTTTACAGGACTGCTTACCCTGCCCGCATTAAGACTTTTCGGCGCCTCATATAAGGACAGCAATTTAATCCGGCCGCCCGGAGCGATACCTGAAAAGGATTTTCTAAAACGCTGCCTCAAATGCGGCCAGTGTATGCGGCTATGTCCGAGTAATGTAATTCAGCCGGCAGGTTTGGAAGCCGGTCTTGAAAATCTCTGGACGCCTGTAATGAACAATCGTATCGGCACAAGCGGCTGTCAGCTCAACTGCGTAGCGTGCGGCTATATCTGCCCTACAGCGGCGATTAAACCGCTTACGCTGGCCGAAAAACTCGGCAAAGGCGATTTCAGCGATAAAGGCCCCGTTAAAATCGGTACGGCATTCGTAGACAGGTCGAAATGTCTGCCCTGGGCGTACGGCATACCCTGTCTCGTTTGTCAGGAAAACTGTCCGGTCAGTCCCAAAGCTATTTATACACAGCCGGGCGATGATAAACAAAATGAGACAGCGATTTTGCGGCCTTATGTAGACCCGCAGCGATGCATCGGCTGCGGAATTTGTCAGCATGAGTGTCCCGTCGGCTCAAAAGGTGCTATAATAGTAACCCCTGACGGACAAAGCAGGGAAAATAAGTTCTTTTTGTAA
- a CDS encoding aldo/keto reductase: protein MKNEKIDRRTFFKSAAGAGIAAAFASGSVLSAAVDANKPAEPNKPAKQTYPQVPRRKFGRTDITIPALSLGAMFDTVDNQIILYKSLQWGVNYWDTANGYAGGKSEEGIGMFFAKNPDKRKDVFIVSKASGANDSASRTERLQTSFQRMNTKYVDLYYGVHGMDKPSDLNDNLKQWAADAKAKGLIRYFGFSTHRNMTECLLAASKVDWIDAIMTSYNFRLMQDPQFIAAVDACKAAGIALIAMKTQGGRSDVEDEKPLDKHFLEKGFTEGQAKIKTILQDDRICSACVGMRSVAHLTSNVAAVLDKTEISKSDLDFMGSYAKQTCSGYCNACTACATAVPQMPYVSDVMRSLMYHRKYGDVKLAKELFAQTCSKVNCKISSVDFSAAENICPNGNKIGKLMLEAEKLLA, encoded by the coding sequence ATGAAGAACGAAAAAATAGATAGAAGAACATTTTTCAAATCCGCCGCCGGCGCCGGTATTGCCGCAGCTTTTGCGTCCGGAAGTGTTTTATCCGCCGCGGTCGATGCCAACAAACCCGCCGAACCAAACAAGCCTGCAAAACAAACCTATCCACAGGTTCCAAGAAGGAAATTTGGAAGAACAGATATCACAATCCCTGCTTTATCGCTTGGCGCAATGTTTGACACTGTTGACAACCAGATAATCCTGTATAAAAGTCTGCAATGGGGCGTCAATTACTGGGATACCGCTAACGGTTACGCCGGCGGCAAAAGCGAAGAAGGTATAGGAATGTTCTTTGCTAAAAATCCTGATAAGCGAAAAGATGTATTCATAGTTTCCAAGGCCTCTGGTGCAAATGACTCTGCTTCACGCACCGAACGACTCCAGACTTCCTTCCAAAGAATGAATACGAAATATGTCGATTTGTATTATGGCGTACACGGGATGGATAAGCCCTCGGATTTGAACGACAATCTAAAGCAATGGGCCGCCGACGCAAAGGCCAAAGGTCTCATCAGGTATTTCGGCTTCAGTACGCATAGAAATATGACAGAGTGTCTATTGGCGGCCTCGAAGGTGGACTGGATTGACGCGATTATGACCAGTTATAATTTCCGACTAATGCAGGACCCGCAGTTTATAGCTGCCGTTGACGCCTGCAAAGCGGCCGGCATCGCCCTGATTGCGATGAAAACTCAGGGAGGACGCTCGGACGTTGAAGACGAAAAACCGCTCGACAAGCACTTTCTCGAAAAAGGTTTCACAGAAGGCCAGGCCAAGATTAAAACTATTCTTCAGGACGACCGGATTTGTTCCGCCTGTGTAGGTATGAGAAGCGTGGCACATCTGACCTCAAACGTTGCCGCAGTTCTGGACAAGACAGAAATAAGCAAAAGCGATTTGGATTTTATGGGCAGCTACGCCAAACAGACATGCAGCGGATATTGCAATGCCTGTACTGCCTGCGCGACAGCAGTTCCTCAAATGCCTTATGTAAGCGATGTGATGCGTTCGCTGATGTATCATCGTAAATACGGCGATGTGAAACTCGCTAAAGAGCTTTTCGCTCAGACCTGCTCGAAGGTAAACTGCAAAATCAGTTCGGTCGATTTCAGTGCCGCTGAAAATATTTGCCCCAATGGCAATAAAATCGGCAAATTGATGCTCGAAGCGGAAAAACTGTTGGCATAG